In a single window of the Desulfovibrio mangrovi genome:
- a CDS encoding penicillin-binding transpeptidase domain-containing protein has translation MVFGKKAKNPRTKAVKRPAQQRVSGRDWGRFRLGVVGAFFCVVWFALWCRAFYVQIYRGPEFAAKATRQHLAPELVTGRRGSILDRNGQVLARSVASKSVFVRPVEIANPAEAARLLASALDMPLSTVRSKIQERRRFTWIARKISDRAAVTIKEARMSGIYLSTDYSRAYPNRQLAGRLLGFVGMDDQGLEGIELTQDEQLMGQDSKYVVQRDAAGRRLYLNGPERDPSIDGLDVRLTLDAQIQFFAEEALAEAVTSFEASWGGALMVDVESGDILAWAEYPPFNPNAYNRYSPSQWRNRIAADALEMGSTIKPFLVASALEEGKITPDSLYYCENGRWQLHNVRIKDTHKNEWLPVEKILRYSSNIGSAKIGLDLGAATYYSYLTRLGFGEKTGMPVRGEAYGILRPAKRWQEVDLANAAFGQGFSATMLQLAQAYVCLANGGVRKPLRVLADSPAHGSSERVFSEKTASTVLSMLRGVVEEDGTGRAARIPGISVGGKTGTAQKASPQGGYGDKYTGSFVGLIPAESPRYVLMVVVDEPVKNHYGSVIAAPAFRQIAMRSMAYMGTLPDTGEGTAFAGVEEPVVNKVVPGVSEIRRDVSRTALADDSTVPDVRGKSLRWAVEAFARKGIIPTLQGEGLFVKKQSPQPGTPWSKNGSQKYILWLSERS, from the coding sequence GTGGTTTTTGGCAAGAAGGCAAAGAATCCCCGCACAAAGGCGGTAAAGAGGCCTGCCCAGCAGCGCGTCAGCGGACGCGACTGGGGACGCTTCCGCCTTGGTGTTGTGGGCGCCTTCTTTTGCGTCGTTTGGTTCGCCCTGTGGTGCCGCGCCTTTTATGTGCAGATTTATCGCGGGCCGGAGTTTGCCGCCAAGGCCACCCGCCAGCATCTGGCGCCGGAGCTGGTGACGGGGCGTCGCGGTTCCATTCTGGATCGCAACGGACAGGTGCTGGCCCGCAGCGTGGCAAGCAAGTCCGTGTTTGTGCGTCCGGTGGAGATTGCCAATCCTGCCGAGGCGGCGAGACTGCTGGCATCCGCACTTGATATGCCGCTTTCAACGGTCCGGTCCAAGATACAGGAGCGTCGCCGTTTTACATGGATAGCCCGCAAGATAAGTGACCGGGCCGCCGTGACCATCAAGGAGGCCCGCATGTCGGGCATCTATCTGTCCACGGATTACAGCCGCGCCTATCCGAACAGGCAACTTGCCGGCAGGTTGCTCGGTTTTGTGGGGATGGATGATCAGGGGCTGGAAGGGATTGAGCTCACGCAGGATGAGCAGCTCATGGGGCAGGACTCAAAATACGTTGTCCAACGTGACGCCGCCGGACGGAGGTTGTACCTCAACGGGCCGGAACGGGACCCGTCGATAGACGGACTGGATGTCCGGCTCACATTGGATGCACAGATACAATTTTTTGCAGAGGAGGCACTTGCGGAAGCGGTGACCTCCTTTGAGGCGTCATGGGGTGGGGCGCTCATGGTGGATGTGGAGAGCGGAGACATTCTGGCCTGGGCGGAATATCCCCCGTTCAACCCCAACGCCTACAACCGGTATTCACCGAGCCAGTGGCGCAACCGCATTGCTGCGGACGCACTGGAGATGGGCTCCACGATCAAGCCGTTCCTTGTGGCCTCGGCCCTCGAGGAAGGCAAGATTACGCCGGACAGCCTGTACTACTGCGAGAATGGCAGGTGGCAGTTGCACAACGTGCGCATCAAGGACACGCACAAGAACGAGTGGCTGCCTGTGGAAAAGATTCTCCGCTATTCGAGCAACATCGGTTCCGCCAAGATCGGCCTCGATCTTGGGGCGGCTACCTACTACAGCTACCTTACCCGTCTTGGCTTCGGTGAAAAAACCGGCATGCCTGTGCGGGGTGAAGCGTACGGAATTTTGAGGCCGGCAAAACGCTGGCAGGAAGTGGATCTTGCCAATGCGGCGTTCGGACAAGGGTTTTCTGCCACCATGCTGCAACTGGCGCAGGCCTATGTCTGCCTCGCCAACGGCGGTGTGCGCAAGCCGCTGAGGGTGCTTGCAGACAGCCCGGCGCACGGAAGCTCTGAGCGGGTGTTCTCCGAGAAGACCGCTTCCACGGTGCTTTCCATGTTGCGGGGCGTGGTCGAGGAAGATGGTACGGGCAGGGCTGCACGCATTCCGGGTATCAGTGTCGGCGGCAAGACCGGTACGGCGCAGAAGGCCAGCCCCCAGGGCGGGTATGGCGACAAGTATACCGGTTCGTTTGTGGGTCTGATTCCTGCGGAATCCCCCCGCTATGTGCTGATGGTCGTGGTGGATGAGCCTGTGAAGAACCATTACGGCAGCGTTATTGCCGCTCCTGCGTTCCGGCAGATAGCCATGCGGTCCATGGCCTACATGGGCACCCTGCCGGATACCGGCGAGGGCACTGCCTTTGCGGGAGTGGAAGAGCCGGTTGTCAACAAGGTGGTTCCGGGTGTTTCGGAAATCCGCCGCGATGTTTCCAGAACCGCCCTTGCAGACGATTCCACTGTGCCGGATGTGCGCGGCAAGTCGTTGCGCTGGGCGGTTGAAGCGTTTGCCCGCAAGGGCATTATCCCCACCCTGCAGGGTGAAGGGTTGTTCGTGAAAAAACAGAGCCCCCAGCCGGGAACTCCCTGGTCCAAGAATGGCTCGCAAAAATACATACTTTGGCTTTCGGAGCGCTCTTAG
- a CDS encoding UDP-N-acetylmuramoyl-L-alanyl-D-glutamate--2,6-diaminopimelate ligase: protein MTQVITLEQLADQVRTGLITLHTDSRKVMPGDVFIAVPGASMDGGDFIGDALDKGAAYVVCRERSMPEDGADARFVIHEDPQAALGILAGIKFSTEELVFPVVGVTGTNGKTTVTYMLEHLFNAAGRRAGVIGTVSYRWPGTELEAKMTTPDCLKVHALLARMAAAEVDGVFMEVSSHALDQNRTAGVEYSGAILTNLTQDHLDYHGDMETYFQAKRLLFTSVPKAGKACVVNVDDPYGRRLLPELPNGIGFTLHDVTIEGCRILKGEVLSCTVDGLHLRMTLDGESWELVSPMVGYHNASNLLGVQGMGRMLGLSAEDMRGLEGFNGVPGRLERIPNSKGVHAFVDYAHTPDALENVLTALRKVGFERIITVFGCGGDRDRRKRPLMAEAVCHHSDVAVLTSDNPRTEDPLAILEDVKPGLIGCAHVLIDPDRKAGIALAVADARPGDCILVAGKGHEDYQIIGTEKFPFSDQAVLKELLG from the coding sequence ATGACACAGGTTATTACGTTGGAACAGCTGGCGGATCAGGTTCGCACCGGATTGATCACCCTGCATACGGATTCTCGCAAGGTCATGCCCGGTGATGTATTCATTGCCGTTCCCGGCGCATCCATGGATGGCGGCGACTTTATCGGCGACGCCCTCGACAAGGGCGCGGCATATGTCGTTTGCCGCGAACGCAGCATGCCCGAAGACGGAGCGGACGCCCGTTTCGTGATTCATGAAGACCCGCAGGCCGCTCTTGGCATTCTGGCGGGCATCAAGTTCAGCACGGAAGAACTGGTGTTCCCCGTGGTGGGGGTGACCGGCACCAACGGCAAGACCACGGTGACCTACATGCTGGAACATCTCTTCAATGCAGCCGGCCGCAGGGCGGGCGTTATCGGCACCGTCAGCTACCGCTGGCCCGGCACCGAGCTTGAAGCCAAGATGACCACCCCGGACTGCCTCAAGGTGCACGCGTTGCTGGCGCGCATGGCCGCAGCTGAGGTTGACGGCGTGTTCATGGAGGTCTCTTCCCACGCACTGGACCAGAACCGCACGGCGGGCGTGGAATACTCCGGCGCCATCCTGACCAACCTGACGCAGGACCATCTTGATTACCATGGCGACATGGAAACCTATTTTCAGGCCAAACGCCTTCTCTTCACCTCGGTTCCCAAGGCGGGCAAGGCCTGCGTTGTGAACGTGGACGACCCCTACGGCCGTCGCCTGCTGCCTGAACTGCCCAACGGCATCGGTTTCACGCTGCACGATGTGACCATTGAGGGCTGCCGTATTCTGAAGGGTGAGGTTCTCTCCTGTACCGTGGATGGTCTGCACCTGCGCATGACTCTTGATGGCGAAAGCTGGGAACTCGTTTCTCCCATGGTCGGCTATCACAACGCTTCCAACCTGCTGGGCGTGCAGGGCATGGGCCGCATGCTCGGCCTCTCCGCAGAGGATATGCGCGGGCTGGAAGGCTTCAACGGCGTCCCCGGTCGCCTTGAGCGCATTCCCAACAGCAAGGGCGTGCATGCCTTTGTGGACTATGCCCACACTCCCGATGCGCTGGAGAACGTGCTGACGGCGCTGCGCAAGGTCGGATTCGAGCGGATCATTACCGTGTTCGGTTGTGGCGGCGATCGCGACAGACGCAAGCGTCCGTTGATGGCAGAGGCCGTATGCCACCATTCCGACGTGGCTGTGCTGACCTCTGACAACCCCCGCACCGAAGACCCGCTGGCCATTCTGGAAGACGTGAAGCCGGGGCTTATCGGTTGCGCCCATGTACTTATCGACCCTGATCGCAAGGCGGGCATCGCGCTTGCCGTGGCGGACGCCCGTCCCGGCGATTGCATTCTTGTCGCGGGCAAGGGTCACGAAGACTACCAGATAATCGGTACGGAAAAATTTCCTTTCAGTGACCAGGCCGTTTTGAAGGAGTTGCTCGGGTGA
- a CDS encoding UDP-N-acetylmuramoyl-tripeptide--D-alanyl-D-alanine ligase, translated as MKLTLNAIQNAMGAIGFLGDAGSLVPTGVQTDSRVLKKGELFFCISGERFDGHNFARTAVERGACAVVAERPPFSMDEMCSMECEEGGVPLLMVRNSVEALGKLAAYHRQQASATVVGVTGTAGKTTVKEVLAQVLSVRGETARNHLNLNNQIGLPVSMLSATGDECFWVMEAGISEPHDMDELASVLRPDLGIVLNVGSGHTQGLGDKGVAYYKARMLNYIAKGGVGLVSGDYPDLVREAKRNFREARFFSVKDAECAYFAEYVGPDSETNGRYKVRLDGKEFELVAPFRGAFAAENVIAVAAAADILGLRSDEIIKGFAGAKLPEKRFCCQQRGNWLVIDDSYNANPLSSARMLETASEMAEGRALMLVMGEMRELGDEAVPAHVQLGRKMAETAPAAVFWVGGHEDEVRRGLAEAGWQGEMFVVQTPEEFVNRFMDTDLRAGLVLFKGSRGNRLERLVEAFCAEPCKLEESDAV; from the coding sequence GTGAAGCTTACTCTGAATGCCATACAGAATGCCATGGGCGCCATCGGATTCCTTGGCGACGCAGGCAGCCTTGTTCCCACGGGTGTACAGACGGACAGCCGCGTTCTGAAGAAGGGCGAGCTCTTTTTCTGCATCTCGGGCGAGCGGTTCGACGGCCATAACTTTGCCCGCACCGCCGTTGAAAGAGGAGCCTGTGCCGTGGTTGCCGAGCGCCCTCCCTTTTCCATGGACGAAATGTGCTCCATGGAATGTGAAGAAGGCGGCGTGCCGCTGCTCATGGTGCGCAACTCAGTGGAAGCGTTGGGAAAACTGGCTGCCTATCACCGCCAGCAGGCATCTGCCACGGTGGTTGGTGTGACCGGTACGGCTGGCAAGACCACGGTGAAGGAAGTTCTGGCGCAGGTGCTCTCCGTGCGCGGCGAAACCGCCCGCAACCACCTGAACCTGAATAACCAGATCGGTCTGCCCGTATCCATGCTTTCCGCAACCGGCGATGAGTGCTTCTGGGTCATGGAGGCCGGTATCAGCGAGCCGCACGACATGGATGAGCTTGCCAGCGTGCTGCGTCCCGACCTCGGCATCGTGCTGAACGTGGGCAGCGGGCATACGCAGGGGCTGGGCGACAAGGGCGTGGCTTATTACAAGGCACGCATGCTGAACTACATCGCCAAGGGCGGTGTGGGCCTTGTCAGCGGCGACTACCCCGATCTGGTCCGCGAAGCCAAACGAAATTTCCGCGAGGCGCGCTTCTTCAGCGTCAAGGATGCTGAGTGTGCCTACTTTGCAGAATATGTCGGCCCAGATTCGGAAACGAACGGGCGCTACAAGGTGCGTCTGGACGGCAAGGAATTTGAGCTGGTGGCTCCCTTCCGCGGAGCCTTTGCCGCCGAGAACGTCATCGCCGTGGCGGCCGCTGCGGACATTCTCGGTCTCAGGTCCGATGAGATCATCAAGGGATTTGCCGGGGCAAAGCTCCCTGAGAAGCGCTTCTGCTGTCAGCAGCGCGGCAACTGGCTGGTCATTGACGACAGTTACAACGCCAATCCGCTTTCCAGCGCCCGCATGCTGGAAACTGCATCGGAGATGGCAGAGGGCAGAGCGCTCATGCTTGTCATGGGCGAGATGCGTGAACTGGGTGATGAGGCCGTTCCGGCACACGTTCAGCTTGGCAGAAAGATGGCAGAGACCGCTCCCGCCGCAGTGTTCTGGGTGGGCGGCCATGAGGATGAGGTTCGCCGCGGGCTGGCTGAAGCCGGCTGGCAGGGCGAGATGTTCGTTGTTCAAACTCCAGAGGAATTCGTGAACCGTTTCATGGATACGGACCTTCGGGCCGGATTGGTTCTTTTCAAGGGGTCGCGCGGCAACAGGCTGGAGCGGCTGGTGGAAGCTTTCTGCGCGGAACCCTGCAAGTTGGAGGAAAGCGATGCTGTATAA